Proteins from one Gloeocapsa sp. DLM2.Bin57 genomic window:
- a CDS encoding type II toxin-antitoxin system death-on-curing family toxin has protein sequence MNQYIWINEAQTKAIHGQQISLFGGVSGILDEGKLSSALARPQNLYFYNSNVNIYQLAAAYGWGLVKNHPFIDGNKRCGFVVMAVFLKVNGFDLIVPETEVVKVMLALAAGEMSEEKLVAWLLKNSH, from the coding sequence TTGAATCAATATATTTGGATAAATGAAGCTCAAACCAAAGCAATTCATGGACAACAAATAAGCTTGTTTGGTGGGGTATCCGGAATCCTTGATGAGGGAAAACTATCTTCGGCTCTGGCTAGACCACAAAACCTTTATTTTTATAATTCAAATGTCAATATTTATCAGTTAGCAGCAGCTTATGGTTGGGGATTAGTTAAAAATCATCCTTTTATTGATGGCAATAAACGTTGTGGTTTTGTAGTTATGGCAGTTTTTCTCAAAGTAAACGGTTTCGATCTGATTGTTCCTGAGACAGAGGTAGTTAAAGTAATGTTAGCTTTAGCTGCTGGTGAAATGTCAGAAGAAAAACTAGTAGCTTGGCTACTCAAAAACTCCCATTAA
- a CDS encoding AbrB/MazE/SpoVT family DNA-binding domain-containing protein, which yields MKLKLTKIGDSLGTTFPQEIMEKLNWQEGDTLYVNETTEGIELTSCGSEFEAVMEASQEITHRYHNALRELAN from the coding sequence ATCAAATTAAAATTAACTAAGATTGGTGATTCTTTAGGAACAACCTTTCCTCAGGAGATAATGGAAAAACTCAATTGGCAAGAAGGAGATACACTTTATGTTAATGAAACTACTGAGGGTATAGAATTAACTAGCTGTGGCTCTGAATTTGAAGCAGTAATGGAAGCGAGTCAAGAAATTACACATAGATATCATAACGCTCTACGAGAGTTGGCTAATTGA